GTCGGAGACGTTCGACGCCTGGAAGGGCCGCGAAGCGCCGGAGGCGTGCGTGATTCACTTGGCGGACCTCCACGAATGGCCCGCCGCCCTCCTTCCGCTCCTTCAGATCGAGGTCCATCGCGCCGCGCGCCGGGGCCGCCCCCTCTTCTTCCTGGCCGAATTCGACTCGGACCTCCTCCAAAATCCACTGAAGACCGTCGCCTTCGATGAGATCCGCCTCGCGGACTTCTCGGCCGCGCAGACCCGCGACTTGATCCGCGCGGCCACGGCCGATTTGGACAGGCCCGTTCCCGAGGCCGTCGCCCAAGACATCGCCTCAGGCTCCGGGGGCCGCCCCCTGCTGGCGTTGGAACAGCTCCGATCCTACCTCGTCGATCCCGGCCGGCCCTTTCACGCCTCCAAGGACATGGCGCAAGCCGCCGCCGTCCGCGTCGAGGAGATCCCGCCCGCGTCGCGCGCCCTCTTCGCCCGTCTCGTCACGCACCCCGAGCCGGCGGAGACGGCGGATCTCGGCGTCACGTCGCCGGCGGGGCCGGAATGGGACCTGCAGGAAAGGGGCCTGGCGACGGCCAAGGCGGGGCGTCTCGCGCTGACGCACCCGGCCCTGCGCGAGGCCTACGCCGCGGCCCTCGAAACCTCCGAAAGGACGGAGGCCCACCGCGCGTGGCTTCGGATCCTTCTCAAGCAATATGGAGACAAGCCGGTCATCGCCGCGGAGGCGGCGCTCATCACCCATCATGCCCTGGGCTGCGGCGAGGACTCCGTCGCCTACGCCTGGGGCCTGGAGGCGATGGATTACCACGCGGGACGCGGCAACGCCGCACGCGCCCTCCGGCTCTCCGACGAACTCCTTCGCCGCGCCAAGGACGACGTCCAGACCTACACCCTGGAGGCCTACCGGGCCCCGCTCTTCTACCGCCTGGGCAGGTTCCAAGACGCGCTCGCGTCCTACGACCGTTGGTACGCCTTGAAGCCGGACGACGGAACCGGTGTGGAGACCGTCAAACACCTCCTCTTTACGGGGCAGACGCTCTCGGCCTGGGGCCGTCCTGACGAGGCGCGCGCGCGGCTGAATTCCTGCCTCGAGGCGGGCGACGGCCTCAGGCACGTCCGGCACCGGCCGTATCATGCGCGCGCCCACATCGCCCTGGCCACGCTCGACGAGAAATCCCATCAAGAGGAGAGGGCGAAGGAGCACCTGCAGGCGGCCATCCCCCTCGCCGAAGGCCAGCCCCTCCTGCTCGCGGAGATCGAGCAGAAGCTCGGGCAGAGGGCCCATGCCGAGAATCGCCTCGACGAGGCCGTCCGGCACCTCGAGCGTTCCCGGACCGAATGCCGCGAGGCGGGAAACCCGCAGGTCGAGGCCATCACCGTGAACGTCATGGCCATGATCGACCGGGAGCGCGGCCGGCTGAAGATGGCGTTGGAAACGATCGGGGAGGCGATCGCCCTCGCGGAAAAGGGCGGCGAGATCCTCCAAATCGCCCGGTACCGGCAGAACCGGGCCCTGATCCGGATGAATCTGGCCCTCTACGGACCCGCCCTCGAGGAGATGGAGGACGTCCAAGACGTCTTCGAGGCCTTGGGGGAGGATCAGGACCGCCGGCAGGCCCGACTCCACCGCGAGGAACTGAGCCGCCTGCTGGGCGAGACGGAGCGCACGGAAAAGGACCCGCCGTTCTCATCGGAGGAAGGACGGAGGATTGCGCAGGCCCTTGCTGCCTGGAACGGCCGCGAGCCCTCCGAATCCGACCTGGCCGGACTCCTCGAGGCCGTGGAAGGCCTGGAGGCCCCCGAGGAGCGCATCGGCCTGCTGGAAGCCGCCTCGAACGACGTCTCTCGCCGGGGATGGGAAGGACTGGCGCAACTGTTCCGGCACGCGGCGGGCGCCGAACTGAAAAAGATTCACGACAACCTACCGGAGGAACTCCAAATGGACTTCGAAAACAAACGAGACGTCAAGACCCTCGATGCCGCCTTGAGCGGCCTCTTCAAGGCCAAGGCGGATCCGGGGCGGTCGATCCCCGATGCGCGCTTCCGCCAATTCTGCGAGATCAACCGGAAGATCGCCCTTCAGAACGATCTGAAACGGATCCTGGACGAGGTCATCGACGCCGCAATCCAGATCAGCGGGGCGGAACGGGGCTTCGTCCTCTTGAAAAACCCCAAATCGAAGGCCGCCCCCCTGCCCGGCTTCGAGGTCAAGGCCGCCCGGAATTTGAACCAGAAGGCGATCGAGGCCGGCGATTTCGAGTTGTCCCTTTCCCTCGTCAAACAGGCCCTGGACCGGGGCACGCACGTCCTGACCGACGACGCCCTCGCCGACCCCCGGTTTCAGGAAAAGAAGAGCGTGATGGACTACCGGCTCCGGTCGGTCCTCGTGCTCCCTCTCGAGCAGGAGGGCTCGGTCTTCGGAGTGATCTATCTCGACCACCGCTATCAACCGGACCGGTTTTCGGAGGAGGACCTAAGCCTTCTGCTCGCCCTCGCCTCCCAGGCCTCCATCGCCGTCCAAAAGGCCCGGATGATCGAGGAGCTCACCGCCTCCCGCGACCGGCTCGCCGGCCAGGTGAAGGAGCAGGAGGTGAAGATCGAGCACCTCTCGGAGGCCCTCACCCAGAAGAGGGAAAACCTCCGCTACGGCTACGAAGAAATCATCGGCCGTTCGCCTCCGATGATGACGGTCTTCAAGCTCCTCGACAACGTCACGGAAACGACGATCCCCGTCTGGATCCACGGGGAATCGGGCACGGGCAAGGAGCTCATCGCCCGTTCGCTTCACTTCAACAGCCCGCGCAAAAACGGCCCGTTCGTCGCGGAGAACGTGAGCGCCATTCCCGAAACGCTCCTGGAGAGCGAGCTCTTCGGCCACAAGAAGGGCTCCTTCACGCACGCCGACCGCGACCGGGTCGGACTCTTCGAACAGGCCAGCGGCGGGACTCTCTTTTTGGACGAAGTCGCCGACATGTCGCTCGCCATGCAGGCCAAGCTCCTGCGCGTCCTGCAAGAGGGGGAGGTCCGGCCCGTCGGATCTTCCAAGACGGTGAAGATCAACGTCCGTCTCGTCACGGCCTCCAACAAGGATCTCCGCCGGCTCGTGAGCGAGGGCAAATTCCGCCAGGACCTCTTTTTCCGGATCAACGGGCTGACCATCGACCTGCCGCCGCTCCGGACGCGAAAGGACGACATCCCCCTCCTCGCCCGCCACATCCTCAAAAAGGTGTCGAAGGAATTCAACCTCCCGGCGAGCGAGCTCTCGGACAAGGCGACCCAGATCCTCATGAAGCACGACTGGCCGGGCAACGTCCGGGAACTGGAGGCGGCGCTGCGCAACGCCCTCCTCTTCGCCAAGGGGCGTCCCATCGCGGCGGAACACTTGAATCTCCAGCCACGGCCGGTGGGGTCCTACGGGTCGTCATCCCCAGCTCCACGCGAAGCCCCGGCAACGGAGGAAGATATGGCTCACCGGCAACTGGTCGTGGAGACGTTGCGGCGCCACCAGTTGAACAAGGAAGAGGCGGCGAAGGACCTGAAAGTCAGTCTCAGGACCCTCTACACGTGGATGGAAAAACACGGCATCCCGAAGAAGAAGGCGATGCTGGCGAGGTATGTGGGTTAGAGAACGAGGGCCCGCCTCATTCCCTTGTCCTCGCGTCAATCGCCCCTCTCTCGGGTTTCACCGGCCCCATCATCATCCGGACATCGAAACAGTCGGGCGGGACCGCGGGGCCGACATCGATCAAGCCGTCTTCGACCTCGGCCCCTCCCGAAGGCAACGGGACGACCTCCGACGGGAGCTCCTGACCCAGATTGGGGGCGACCGAGATCCCATCAAGATAATAATGAAGATCGGCCGGGTCCGAGGTCAGGAAGGTGAAATCGACATAATCAAAGAGGGGCTCTTGCGGCGTCTTCACGCCTTCTTGCTCCTGCGGCGACTGCTGGAAGCCGATCACCAGGATATGGTACCCCGTATCGGACGCGTCCTTCTTATAATAGACGTGAAGTTCGTACATTCTTGCCTGAAAGGCGGCGTACCTTCTCTTTTTGATGTGCCCCCAGACATGGACACTCGTCTTGCCGCCCGGCATCCTGCAGTCCCGGGAGATCTCCCCCTCGAGAAACGGGAAGTAGGCGTTCGGCACTTCATGGATCGGCGCCGCCGTTCCGGCCGGCATGGGATTCGGGCCGGAAGAAGCGACAACAGGTGAGGGATTGTTCGGCAAGGCGTCCGCCGAGCGGTCTTCCGCCGCGTCCGCCGAGCCGTCTCCCTGAGACGTATCTCCCGCCTTCGCATCGCCCGCCGCCCCCATGACGGCTGTACCGGGAACGATCCCTCCCCTTTGGGCGCCCTGCGGGAGGCAGGCGGTCCATAAGGAGCAGCAAAAGAGCAAGAAGAGCGACTTATTCCTGAAGTTCGTTTTCATCGGCCCATCATTTCCATCTTCGGCTCGAAGCAAGACGGGAGCGGATCGGGGCCGGTGGTATCCGCCAGCCTGTTGAGGAGCTTGTGAGGCTGATGGAGGTCGAGGCCATCCGTGCATTCCAGGCTTTGACAGGATTGTGGGCTCGGGCTGGGTTGATATCCGTACCAGCCGAACGCGACAAACCGCAGCGAATCGGCATCCGAGGTGGCCACGTCCGTATCGAAATAGACGACAGGCTCGGAGTTTTGCGGGTCGACCACGGGAGCCCGGGCCACGAGGCCCGGTTTGCCCTCAGGTCTGGGCGGCGAGCTGAGAAAAGGAAGATCCTTGTAGTAAAGGGCGTCCGATCCCCGAGCGTAAATCAAGCGCAGGTGAGTCCCCATCGGAACTATGAGGGACTTGCTCGCTTGCTCGGCGTCGATGGTCGCGGGATCAATATTGAATCCAATGATCATGCCGGCGCGTCCGCGCAGGTGCACCACCTGGATGCCCGCAGGGGTCGCGCACGTGGCCGTCTTTTCGCCGGTCACGAGAGTCAATTGATTCCCCGTCGGATCATGGGTGGGCACCGCGTCCCCTGCCTGCATGGGCGACAGGACGCTTTCATAGGTAATCGATCCCCTAGGTCCTGACGACGCATCCGCGAATTTCCCCGAGGGGGACGGTCCTTCGACGCCGGGTTCCTCAACATCCCCTCCCCCGGAATCCGGGGCCCCGCCATCGGCCGACCGGACGTCCGCATTCGCCGGCCCCAGGACCCCGCCCCCCGCAGGGGCACCCGTGGGCACCGCCTGAGGCAGGCAGGCCGCCCCGGACAGGACAAAAAAGGCTGTTAAAACAAGCCTTAAGACGGTTTCCATCCTTGCGTTCATTTTAGCCTACCCTGAGCGGAGTTCCTATTTTCTATTTTCGGCGGATGACCCGTCGCAAGTTACCGATTTTCTTCTATTGTCCACGGTCGTGGACGGTCCCCTCAGTCGGTCCCTGGGGACAGGCTAGGCACCCTCGACCTCCGGTAGAGATTCTGAATCTCTTTCATCGGACCGGGCAAAGCCCGCCAAATGGTTTCGGCGGGCCGGAGGGGTTGTTTCAGAATACGCGACTCGGGACAGAGGGAGACCGAGCTGATCCTCTTGAGGGCGGCGGAATCTTCCGCATCGGTCAGGAAGAGATTCCCGTCATCGTCCAAGGCGAGACCCATGGGCCTGGCAAGGATCGCATCCAGCGGCGGCAACCTCCCGTCTTCGACGGCCCGGGTGCCCCCTCCGGCGATGGTGGAGATGCGTCCGTTCTTGTCGATCTTTCGAATGAGACCGTTCCCCGTGTCGGCGATAAAGACGTTGCCGTAACCGTCGGCGGCGACATCCGACGGACCCGACAGGGCCGCGTCCACAGCCGGACCCCCGTCGCCTGAATATCCCGTGACGCCCGTGCCGGCCACCGTGGTCATCACGCCGTCCGTGTCCACCTTGCGGACCCGATCCCCGAAGAATTCGGCGATGTAGAGGTTTCCATCCGGGTCGAGGGCCAGCCCCCCGCCCAGGTCCAGCCCGATGGACCTGGCCACGATTCCGCCGGCGGCCGAGGTCGTCCCATCCGACACGATTGTCGACGTATTTCCCGATGAGTCGATTTTCAAGATGCGGCACGGGACGTGAAGGGGAAGAGATGACGACTCATGAGAAGGCGCCTCATACCTCACGTCGCAGACGGAGACGAAAAGGTCCCCCGACTTGTCCGCCACCAAGTCGACGGCCGCCGGTATGTTGTGGACCGAGGCGTCGGTCGTGTCGAATTCCTTGACGTCCCGTGCAAGGATCGGGACACCCTTGGCGACCACGGCGCCGACCGCAGAGGCGCCCCATTTCAGGATTTCATAGCCGCCCTTGATGTGATAGCCGCCGCCCGGGA
Above is a genomic segment from bacterium containing:
- a CDS encoding sigma 54-interacting transcriptional regulator, with the protein product SETFDAWKGREAPEACVIHLADLHEWPAALLPLLQIEVHRAARRGRPLFFLAEFDSDLLQNPLKTVAFDEIRLADFSAAQTRDLIRAATADLDRPVPEAVAQDIASGSGGRPLLALEQLRSYLVDPGRPFHASKDMAQAAAVRVEEIPPASRALFARLVTHPEPAETADLGVTSPAGPEWDLQERGLATAKAGRLALTHPALREAYAAALETSERTEAHRAWLRILLKQYGDKPVIAAEAALITHHALGCGEDSVAYAWGLEAMDYHAGRGNAARALRLSDELLRRAKDDVQTYTLEAYRAPLFYRLGRFQDALASYDRWYALKPDDGTGVETVKHLLFTGQTLSAWGRPDEARARLNSCLEAGDGLRHVRHRPYHARAHIALATLDEKSHQEERAKEHLQAAIPLAEGQPLLLAEIEQKLGQRAHAENRLDEAVRHLERSRTECREAGNPQVEAITVNVMAMIDRERGRLKMALETIGEAIALAEKGGEILQIARYRQNRALIRMNLALYGPALEEMEDVQDVFEALGEDQDRRQARLHREELSRLLGETERTEKDPPFSSEEGRRIAQALAAWNGREPSESDLAGLLEAVEGLEAPEERIGLLEAASNDVSRRGWEGLAQLFRHAAGAELKKIHDNLPEELQMDFENKRDVKTLDAALSGLFKAKADPGRSIPDARFRQFCEINRKIALQNDLKRILDEVIDAAIQISGAERGFVLLKNPKSKAAPLPGFEVKAARNLNQKAIEAGDFELSLSLVKQALDRGTHVLTDDALADPRFQEKKSVMDYRLRSVLVLPLEQEGSVFGVIYLDHRYQPDRFSEEDLSLLLALASQASIAVQKARMIEELTASRDRLAGQVKEQEVKIEHLSEALTQKRENLRYGYEEIIGRSPPMMTVFKLLDNVTETTIPVWIHGESGTGKELIARSLHFNSPRKNGPFVAENVSAIPETLLESELFGHKKGSFTHADRDRVGLFEQASGGTLFLDEVADMSLAMQAKLLRVLQEGEVRPVGSSKTVKINVRLVTASNKDLRRLVSEGKFRQDLFFRINGLTIDLPPLRTRKDDIPLLARHILKKVSKEFNLPASELSDKATQILMKHDWPGNVRELEAALRNALLFAKGRPIAAEHLNLQPRPVGSYGSSSPAPREAPATEEDMAHRQLVVETLRRHQLNKEEAAKDLKVSLRTLYTWMEKHGIPKKKAMLARYVG